The sequence GAGCGGGTAGACGGCGTACGCTCATCACCACCGGCATCTCGAGAGAGAAGCCTTGCAAGCGCGGCTTGGCCAGCGTCAACGCGGCGGGCGCCGCGGCGGTCGCGCTCGGAACGAATGCGCTCGCGGTGGTCGGCTTCTTGGGAATCCAGCTCATGGTGGGTAGCCTCTCCTTAGTTGTCCCGGTCTAATTCCAGCCGGAGTTTGGCGAGTTGAACCGCGTGCGTAAAGCGCGCGACCTCTTCGCGTTGGTAGCCGTCGATGTCGGTAAACTGCACGCCGTAGACTTCGCGGCCGCGCTGCGGCGCGAAACGCGAAACGACCCGGCCCCGCACGACCATCTCTTCGAACGGACGGCGGTTGTCGGGAATGCGAATCCGGCGTGGGCCAAAGGGCGTAATCTCGGTGCGCTCCTCGGCCGGCGGATAAACCCAGAGCATATGGCCCGGCAGCGTGAAGCGCAGCTCGACCATCACGCCGAGCTCCAGTTTCTCTTCCGTGATCAGCCGCAGCCCGCCCATCGAAACGTCGTTGGCTTCGGCCGCGACATTTGCCTTACCCGAGAGGCGGAAGCGGACCGGGAACCCGACCAACGTGCGGACGCTGCCGCGGCGTTGCTTACCGGTCGCCGCTTGGGGCGCCGGCGTTGCCGTGCGCGCCTCGGCTCGCGCCGCGGCCTCGCGGCGCTGCATCTCCTGGATCTCCCGCAGAAGGATCTCGCGGTCGGACTTGGGGAGCGCAAAGGTGACGCCATACTCGAAACCGCCGCCGGACGGCGGGGTGCTCCGGCTGACGATACGGCCGCGAAGCAAAAGCGCCCGGTGACCGGGGCGCTTGAGTTCGAAGCTGACATCGCGGTCGCGGTCGATCAGAATGAGCGAGCGCAGCCGGCAACCGGTCTCCGAAATGTTGACTAGGGTTCCATATACCGGTGCAGGCAGTCCCGCGACCTCGACCGCGATCGGGAGTTCGATCGACTGCCGATATGTACGCCGCTGATTGTTTCGCTCAATCGCTTGCTCGGTACGGCGTCCCCAGGCCATAAGCATCATCCTTTTGATAAAATCGGTCTCTGGTTGACGGCTGCTTAACCATAGACGAAGGAATCATGGGTCGGGAGTCCTGGTTTTGGCGAAACTTTACAGTCCCCGGCTAGAGCGTCGACCACACGTCGAGCTTACGCTTGACGCCTTCGATCACCGCATCGGTAAATTCGCTCGTCGTCGACTGTCCACCCAGGTCCGCGGTCGCAATTCCTTCGGCAACGGCTTCCAGAGCAGATTCGTAGATGGCGCGTGACGCATTGGCGGCACGACGATCGTCGATGTACGAAAGAAGCGCCGCCGCAGCGAGGATCATCGCCATCGGGTTCGCGACGTTCTTTCCAAACAGCCGCGGCGCGGTGCCGTGCGGCGCCTCGGCCATCACCACCCTCGGCCGCAGTTCTTCATCGAACGAGAGCAGCACCGATTCCGCGCCGGCGATCGAGCCGAAGAGCTGCATGACGAAATCGGAGAGACAATCGCCGTCGCGATTGAGCGCCGGAATGACCAACGGATTGTCGCCGGCGTTCGATATCAAGAGCGCATAGGTCGCGTCGATCAATTGCGGTTCGTACGGAATGTCGGGGTGTCGTGCCGCCGCAGCGTCCATCTCTTCCTTGAGCATGCCCTCGTAAATCTGACTGACCGTGTATTTCGGTCCGCCGAAGACGCGCGCGTGCATTTTTTTGGCGTGAATGAATGCGTATTCGGCCACGTAGCGGCAGACGCTGCGCGAGATGGCTTCCGTACGATAAGCGACCTCCTCGAGACCCGCGCCTTCTCGCCACTCTTTGGCGCCGTAGGCATCTCCGACCGCCATGCGAACGATCGAGATCGGTGCGTGAATGCCGGCCACGGGCCGTACGCGCGGCAGCTTACGTCCGGTACGCACGATGACCTTACCGTCGATTTCAGCGCGTAGGATCGCGTTGGGCGAGCCGACGTCGCCATGTTGCTCGGGAGTGATCGTCGCAGCTTTGAGACCGAGGCCATGCGCCAGCATGGCGCCGGCCGCCTCGTGAACGACGGCGTTGTCGGTGACGCGGCGATTCTCGAGCGAAAGATCGTAGTGCTCGAACGTCAACTCGACGTCGATGACGGACTTGTCGAGTACGCGCAGCGACTCCACGAGCAACTCTTCTCCGGTTTGGTCGCCGTCGAGGACGACGATGGTGGGACTCTGCAAGTGATCTCCTCGTAGAACGACGAAACAAATCAATCGATGGCCAGGGTACGCCGTAAGGCGAGCGCAAGGAAGCTCAATCTCGAGATCGTCGGGATCACCGCCCTCTCCGTGGCGCTCCTTCTTGGCATCGCGCTGGCAACCCCGGGCCACGCGGGCAACGCCGGCCGCGCGGTGGCGAGCGGGCTGCGCGGTCTCTTTGGAGGGGGCGCGCCGCTATTCCCGGTGCTGATCGCTCTTCTCGGCGCGATCGTCTTCCTCGAGATCAACGTGCCGCGGATGGTCGCCAACCTTGGAAGCTCGGCGCTTTCTTATTTTTTGATGATCGACGCGGCGCTGGGTGCGGCGGGCCCGCGCGGCGGCGGTATCGTCGGAGCCGGAATTTGGTTCGCGCTCCACGCGCTGCTCGGTACCGCGGGCGCGTGGGTCGTGCTTGGGCTCGGAGCGCTCACGCTTGCGCTCTCGCTGACGCAGGTGAGCCTGAAGAAACTGATCGGGCTCGTCCTCGGCGTGTTCGCGCGCATTCGTCTGCCGAAGATTCCGAAGATAGCGCTGCCTGAAGGACACGCCTCGCTGCGCGACGCCTTTGCGCTGCCCAAGACCGACATGGCGCGTCCGCCGGAGCCGCTGCCGCGCGCGTTCGATACGTCGGCCGGCACGGGTCAGGCGGCGTTCGACGTGGTAGAGGAGGAAGAAGAACCGCCGTTGATCCTGGTGCCGACGACACCTGCGCCGCGGCCGGTCGCCGGCGACTACGAATCGGCCGATCTGGTCGCGGCAACGCGTTCGTACCGTCTTCCCGATCTCGCGCTCTTCGATCCGCCGCAAGCGCAAATCGTCGATGATTCGAATCGCGCCCACGTGCTGGAGGATACGCTGGCGAGTTTCGGCGTCGGCGCAAAGGTCACGCACATCGAGCGCGGGCCCTCGATCACGCGTTATGAACTGCGGCCTGAACGCGGGGTGAAGATCTCGAAGATCGCCTCGCTCGCCGACGACCTCGCACTTGCGCTCGCCGCCACCAGCGTGCGTATCGAAGCGCCGATTCCCGGCAAGTCCGCGGTGGGGATCGAGGTCCCGAATTCGACCGTCGCGATCGTGGCCGTTCGCGAGATTCTCGATGCGATGCCCAATCGCGGAACGATCCCGCCGCTGTGGATGGCGCTGGGCAAAGACATCACCGGGCGCCCGGTCTTCGGCGACCTCGGCAAGATGCCGCACCTGCTCGTCGCCGGCGCGACGGGCTCGGGAAAATCGGTCTGCTTGAATACGATCATCGCTTCGTTGCTGGTCTCGGCAACGCCCGACCAAGTGCAACTCCTGATGATCGACCCCAAACGCGTCGAGCTCACCGTGTACAACGGTATTCCGCATCTGATCAAAGACGTGATCACCGACGCGCGCATGGCGGCCGGCGCGCTCTTCGAGATGACCAAGGAGATGGATTCGCGTTACGAGCGCTTCGCCAAGGCCGGCGTTCGCAAGATCGAAGAGTACAACGCCAAGTTCCCGGAGGAGAAGCTTCCGTTTGTCGTCATCGTGATCGACGAGCTTGCCGATCTGATGCTGGTCGCGCCGGCGAAAGTCGAGACGACGATCATGCGGCTGGCGCAGCTGGCGCGCGCGACCGGCATCCATCTGATCGTCGCGACGCAGCGTCCGTCGGTCGACGTGATCACGGGGCTCATCAAAGCGAACATCCCTTCGCGCATCGCCTTCGCGGTCAGCTCGCAGGTCGACTCGCGCACGATTCTCGACATGAACGGGGCAGAGCGGTTGTTGGGGCGCGGCGACATGCTCTACCTGCCGATCGACGCTCCCAAACCGATCCGTGCGCAGGGCGCGTTCATCACTGGCCACGAGGTGAACCGGCTCGTCGATTTCTGGGCGAAACAGGCGCGCCCGGAGAACTTGCTCAACGTCGAAGTTCAGCCGGTTACCGACGAGGACGAGCGCAACGGCAAGGGCGCCGACCCGCTCTGCTACGAGGCGGCGAAATTCATCATCGAAACGCAGTATGCGTCGACAGCGCAGCTGCAATCGCAATTCTCGATCGGCCATCCGCGCGCGGTGCGGGTGATGAAGCAGCTCGAGGAGTTCAAAGTCGTCGGTCCGCACGAGGGCACGAAGCCGCGCAAGATCTTACTTGGACTCGCCGAGTTGGAAGTGATCGCCCCGCGCCTCGGAAAGTCCGAGGACGCGCAACAAGAGCTCTTTTGAGGACCCCTGCCATCCCGAGAGTAGCGAAGCGGAGTCGAGCGATGCGCATCGCGCTTGCGCTCGCTGCCTTGGTTCTCGTCATGGTTTTGGGGCACGCCGTCGATCATGCGCCCGATCCGGCGTGGTTGATGACGTACGAAGCGGCCTGGGTGAATCATTCGACGCTGATCGCGTGGTGGATCACGTGGTTCGGTTGGATCGACGTTCTCTTGCCGCTCTGCATCGTGCTGGTCGTTCTCGCGATCCGCTTTCCGGCGTGGCGCTCGCGTGTGACCTTTGCGATTCTCTGCCTGCTGATCGCCTGGCGCGGCACCGATCTCTTGCAGCGATTCTTCGCGCGGCCGCGGCGGCTGGACTGGGTGGTGAAACACGAGGCCTCGTTTTCGTATCCGAGCACGCACGCGACGATTGCGACCGCGTTTTATCTTTTGCTCGCGGCCTTCGTCTTCCGCAGCACTCTGCCGGGCAGAGCATGGATCGGCTCCGCCGTTGCCGTGTTGGCGGTCGCCATCATGTGGTCCAGGCTCGACCTCGGCGCGCACTACCTCACCGACATCGTGGGAGGGGTCCTCTGGGGCTGTGCGATCGTGGCGGCTTTGGCCGCTTGCTGGCCCACCAATATCCTTGAGGGGCAGGCGCGCTCAACTTTAGAATAGGGCGACGATGGCATACCCGATGGATCCCGCCCTGGTCGAGATCGAGCGCAAGGTCGAGGCCGGCACGCCGCTCTCGATGGAAGACGGGCTCACGCTCTACCGCACGCGCGACATCCACAATCTCGGTCGGATCGCGCGCAGCGCCAAGGAACGCAAGAGCGGGAAGAATGTCTTCTACGTCCTCAACCGCTACATCAACTCGACCAACGTGTGCTTTGCGAACTGCAAGTTCTGCTCGTTTGCGGCGGACGAGTTCAAGGAGCCCGAGCGCGTCTTTCGGATGACGGCCGATCAGGTCTGGACGAAGGCGATCGAGACCGGCACCAACTTCAACCAGCTCCACATCGTCGGCGGACACGATCCGCGCCAGCTCTCGCTCGATTACTGGCTGCCGCTGATGCGCCGCTTCAAGGAAGCGCTGCCGCACGTGCAGCTCTCGCTCTTCACCGCCGCCGAGATCGAATACATGGCCAAGCGCCATCGCCTGAGCTTCCCCGATATCATCGCAGCGCTCAAAGAAGCCGGCTTGGACAACGTCAACGGCGGTGCAGCCGAAATCTTGGGTGAGCCGACCCGCTCGAAAATCTGCGCCAATAAAGTCTCGGGCGAAAACTGGTTGGTGATCCACGAAGAACTGCACCGCCAGGGGATCGCCTCGAACGCGACCATCCTCTACGGGCACGTCGAATCGCTCGAAGACCGCGTCGATCACTTCATCAAGCTGCGGGAATCGCAGGAACGCTCGCCGGGCTTCAACGCGTTCATTCCGCTCGCGTTTCATCCCGACGGCAACGAACTCTCGTACTGCGGCTGGACCAGCGGCCTCGACGATCTGCGCACGTTCGCGGTCGCGCGGCTGATGCTCAACAATTTCGACCACATCAAAGCCTACTGGATGATCCAGGGTTTGAAAGTCTGCCAGGTGGCGCTCCACTACGGCGCCGACGACATGGACGGCACGCACGGGTCGACCGACGAGGAGATGATCTATCACTCGGCCGGCACGCAGTCGGGTCAATACGTC comes from Candidatus Baltobacteraceae bacterium and encodes:
- a CDS encoding isocitrate/isopropylmalate family dehydrogenase, yielding MQSPTIVVLDGDQTGEELLVESLRVLDKSVIDVELTFEHYDLSLENRRVTDNAVVHEAAGAMLAHGLGLKAATITPEQHGDVGSPNAILRAEIDGKVIVRTGRKLPRVRPVAGIHAPISIVRMAVGDAYGAKEWREGAGLEEVAYRTEAISRSVCRYVAEYAFIHAKKMHARVFGGPKYTVSQIYEGMLKEEMDAAAARHPDIPYEPQLIDATYALLISNAGDNPLVIPALNRDGDCLSDFVMQLFGSIAGAESVLLSFDEELRPRVVMAEAPHGTAPRLFGKNVANPMAMILAAAALLSYIDDRRAANASRAIYESALEAVAEGIATADLGGQSTTSEFTDAVIEGVKRKLDVWSTL
- a CDS encoding CofH family radical SAM protein; this encodes MAYPMDPALVEIERKVEAGTPLSMEDGLTLYRTRDIHNLGRIARSAKERKSGKNVFYVLNRYINSTNVCFANCKFCSFAADEFKEPERVFRMTADQVWTKAIETGTNFNQLHIVGGHDPRQLSLDYWLPLMRRFKEALPHVQLSLFTAAEIEYMAKRHRLSFPDIIAALKEAGLDNVNGGAAEILGEPTRSKICANKVSGENWLVIHEELHRQGIASNATILYGHVESLEDRVDHFIKLRESQERSPGFNAFIPLAFHPDGNELSYCGWTSGLDDLRTFAVARLMLNNFDHIKAYWMIQGLKVCQVALHYGADDMDGTHGSTDEEMIYHSAGTQSGQYVDDREFRRLIEAAGYVPVRRNSTYETFPYDWTPPKELVTA
- a CDS encoding phosphatase PAP2 family protein is translated as MRIALALAALVLVMVLGHAVDHAPDPAWLMTYEAAWVNHSTLIAWWITWFGWIDVLLPLCIVLVVLAIRFPAWRSRVTFAILCLLIAWRGTDLLQRFFARPRRLDWVVKHEASFSYPSTHATIATAFYLLLAAFVFRSTLPGRAWIGSAVAVLAVAIMWSRLDLGAHYLTDIVGGVLWGCAIVAALAACWPTNILEGQARSTLE
- a CDS encoding DNA translocase FtsK, yielding MARVRRKASARKLNLEIVGITALSVALLLGIALATPGHAGNAGRAVASGLRGLFGGGAPLFPVLIALLGAIVFLEINVPRMVANLGSSALSYFLMIDAALGAAGPRGGGIVGAGIWFALHALLGTAGAWVVLGLGALTLALSLTQVSLKKLIGLVLGVFARIRLPKIPKIALPEGHASLRDAFALPKTDMARPPEPLPRAFDTSAGTGQAAFDVVEEEEEPPLILVPTTPAPRPVAGDYESADLVAATRSYRLPDLALFDPPQAQIVDDSNRAHVLEDTLASFGVGAKVTHIERGPSITRYELRPERGVKISKIASLADDLALALAATSVRIEAPIPGKSAVGIEVPNSTVAIVAVREILDAMPNRGTIPPLWMALGKDITGRPVFGDLGKMPHLLVAGATGSGKSVCLNTIIASLLVSATPDQVQLLMIDPKRVELTVYNGIPHLIKDVITDARMAAGALFEMTKEMDSRYERFAKAGVRKIEEYNAKFPEEKLPFVVIVIDELADLMLVAPAKVETTIMRLAQLARATGIHLIVATQRPSVDVITGLIKANIPSRIAFAVSSQVDSRTILDMNGAERLLGRGDMLYLPIDAPKPIRAQGAFITGHEVNRLVDFWAKQARPENLLNVEVQPVTDEDERNGKGADPLCYEAAKFIIETQYASTAQLQSQFSIGHPRAVRVMKQLEEFKVVGPHEGTKPRKILLGLAELEVIAPRLGKSEDAQQELF
- a CDS encoding PilZ domain-containing protein, which produces MAWGRRTEQAIERNNQRRTYRQSIELPIAVEVAGLPAPVYGTLVNISETGCRLRSLILIDRDRDVSFELKRPGHRALLLRGRIVSRSTPPSGGGFEYGVTFALPKSDREILLREIQEMQRREAAARAEARTATPAPQAATGKQRRGSVRTLVGFPVRFRLSGKANVAAEANDVSMGGLRLITEEKLELGVMVELRFTLPGHMLWVYPPAEERTEITPFGPRRIRIPDNRRPFEEMVVRGRVVSRFAPQRGREVYGVQFTDIDGYQREEVARFTHAVQLAKLRLELDRDN